The following nucleotide sequence is from Vanrija pseudolonga chromosome 4, complete sequence.
GATGATTTGTCACTCGCACCAATAACGCTCGCTACTCACTCGTTGACAATGTTGAAGAGCTTGCGGATCTCCTCGGGCGTCTTGCCCTTGATCATGTTCGCAACGGTCTTGCAGCCAACGTCACTGTagggtgtgagtggtggaCGGCTCGTATCAGCAAATGTGACTTACAGGAGGGGCTTGATGTCGAGGTAGTTGGCAGCGAGGATGATCTCGAAGAGCATCTCCTGGTCAACCTGTGCCATGGTCAGCTACTGTTTTGTGTGGGGAGGGGTTGCGAGGAAGGACGATCGGCGGAGGAAGCAATGAACGATCGGTCGAGGAAGTAATCGCAACGCGTGCGAGAAGCGAAGCGCGCCTCTGCAGAGGCTTGTTTCTCGCCCTGTTCCGCACTGTCTTGTTGTTCCACAACAAAACGACGCGAGCCGCGAACGAGGAATGTACTGGACACGCACCTGGATGAACTTGGCGTCCCACTCGCCAATCTCGCTGGCCTTGCGacgggcgtcgtcggcgtcgttcgAGTCGGCCGCGGGGAGGGGCTCGTTCTTGTGGTGGTCGCAGTACTCGAGGACCTTGACGAGGACTGACGACGAAACGTTGGGGAGGGGGatcgactcgtcgctcgaggGGAGGTCTGGTCACACGCGTCAGTCTGGTGGCAAAGTGGGACATTGACGCGCGTCGAGACCAGTGTAGGAGCCACGATTGAACGCGTATCTGCTTGCCTACTTACCCTCGATCATGCTCTTGATGAGGTTGGAACGCTCGGCAACCTTCTTCTCGACGGTGAacgtctcgtcgtcggaagtgacgaggacgacagaGTCCTTCTTCTCAGCAGACATTGTAGGTGTGTGGGTTGAGTGTGTTTTGGGGTGTGTGTTGAAAGTGGATGCTACGAGTAGCGAGGCTGTGGATGGGTGACACttgagagagagagttgGGGTCGCAAGAGAGTTTGAGGAAGGATGGAAAGAGTTTAATAGGAAAGTGAGAGAGTTGTAGAAAGGAAGGAGTTGTCACGGCGGacgtgtggtggtggtgtgggtaGTGAGGGGTTGTTGGATGATGCGCTGATCGAtccgctggctggcgtgcGGGCTGACGGGGCTGGGAGGGCTGGGCAGTGGTGCGTACAGTgcaggccaagaaggcgcgGTCAGGCAACAAAGGGGGGTCGACCCGCCGCGGAATCAGATTATGACGCTGGGTGCAGTGGGCACAATGCCCCAGGC
It contains:
- the sconC gene encoding E3 ubiquitin ligase complex SCF subunit sconC, with translation MSAEKKDSVVLVTSDDETFTVEKKVAERSNLIKSMIEDLPSSDESIPLPNVSSSVLVKVLEYCDHHKNEPLPAADSNDADDARRKASEIGEWDAKFIQVDQEMLFEIILAANYLDIKPLLDVGCKTVANMIKGKTPEEIRKLFNIVNDFTPEEEEQIRKENEWAEDR